Below is a window of Flavobacterium sp. N2820 DNA.
GCGAATATTTTTAGCGGAATTATGGCAGAATATCGTTATTTGGCAGCACCAAATTTATACATTCACACCATAACCGATTATGGATATTTTCAAGACAAGACAGCATCAATTGACGATAAACTTTTAGGCTTAGGTTTCGGATTTGGATTATTTACCAAAAATGGCTTGTTCAATTTGATTTATGCCAACGGAAGCACAAGCGACCAAGCTATAAAACTTTCTAATTCGATTGTGCATATTAGTTTTAAAACGAATTTTTAATTTGGACATTTTGAAACCATCAAAAAATCAAACTAAAATCCTATCTTTGCGCCATGGAAAAAGACAACCAAATATTCGGTATTAGAGCAATAATTGAAGCAATTAACGCTAAAAAGGAAATTGATAAAGTATTCGTTCAAAAAGATGCGCAAGGCGACTTAATGCAAGATTTGATGAAAACAATGAAAAGAAACAACATCAACTTTTCATACGTTCCTGTTGAAAAACTAAACCGATTAACTCCAAATAATCACCAAGGTGCTGTGGCAACTATTGCTCCTATTTCTTTTGTTTCATTAGAAACTTTAGTAGAAGGTGTTATCGAAAGTGGTAAAAAACCTTTATTCCTAATTTTAGATCAATTGTCTGATGCGCGTAACTTTGGTGCGATCATCAGAACTGCAGAATGTACGGGTGTTGACGGAATTATTATCCAAAAACAAGGTTCGGCTCCTGTGAATGGAGATACGGTTAAAACTTCGGCTGGAGCTGTTTTTAATGTGCCTATTTGTAAAGTAGATCACATTAAAGATGCCATTTTCTATTTGCAAGGAAGCGGAATTAAAACCGTTGCGGCAACTGAAAAAACAGAGCAACACATTTATGACATCAACTTCAACGAAGGTGTAGCAATTATTATGGGTAGCGAAGACCGAGGAGTAAATCCTTCGGTATTAAAAATTGTAGATGAAAAAGCAAAATTACCTATGTTTGGCACAATTGAATCATTAAATGTTTCGGTGGCTTGTGGTGCTTTTTTGTATGAAGCTTTGAGACAGAGAATGTAGTTCAGTGTTCAGTGTTCAGTGTTCAAAATTAATCGTTATGAGAGCAACATTCTTTAGCTTAATTTTTCTTTTTTCAATTTTATCATATAGCCAAGATGCTTTGATTGGAAAATTTTGTTCTAATCTAAGTGAACAAAATAATATTCCAAATATTCAACAAAGATGCTATACTTTTAATGAGGATGGAAGTTTTGTTGAAGAAATCAAACTGGATGTTTCTATAATTTTGACTGGCAAATATCTTTTTTCAGATAATTTAATCACATTAAATTATGATGATGAAAAAAACGAAACTACTATTTTAAAAATCATCAAGATTTCTGATAAGAAAATCATTTTTAAATATTTATCAAAAAACAGAAGTAGTAAAAGAATTAAACTTTACAAATCAATTCAATAAAAACTACTTCTTCCCTCCCAAAAACTCATAAATCACTTTCATAGAAGAATTAAAATATTCCCGAATCACTTCTTCTGGTTTTGGTGGTGGATTGAAATTTCCTTTTTCGTCGAAGTTTTTCATAAAGGGATCGAGTTCTGGATTGAAATCGGGTTTTTGCCATTCATAGAAAATTGTTTTTCCAAATTGTGGCGTTTTCAAAACCAATGCTAAAGCCAATCCAACGAGAAATCCTGCTAAATGTCCTTCCCACGAAACACCTTCTTTCACATTTGGGAACATATACCAAACACTTCCACCATACAAAATTACGATGGTGAAAGATAAAGCTACTAATCGGTAATATTTGGTAAAAATACCTTTGAAGAAGATAAAACTTACCAAAGCATAAATTAATCCGCTAGCGCCAATATGATAACTCGGTCTTCCTAACAACCACGTTCCTAATCCTGAAAAGAGAATTCCTAAAAACAAAACCACAAACGACTGTTCTTTATAAAAATATCTCAAAATAGGCAACAAGACCAATAACGCAATGGAATTATTCGCCAAATGTTCAATATCGCCATGCAAAAAAGGACTAAAAAGAATTCCTTTTAAACCGAAAACTTCCCTTGGATAAACACCAAAATGCGACAAACTATGATGAAAATGCAATTCGTACCAAAAAACCGACCATAAAGTCAACACAAAAAATAACGGCAAATAAATGACCGCTTTTGTAAACTGAAAAGGATTATCGTGATGTTTTTCCATACTGAATCGAACTCAAAGATAAAGCCAAAAATATTTCTATGCACATTTGTCATAAAATTGTAATTTTACATCATGAATCAACCATTAGCCGAACGCATTCGCCCACAACAATTATCGGATTACATCAGCCAATTGCATTTAGTTGGACCTGAGGGTTCGTTAACACAACAAATTGCCAAAGGATTAATTCCGAGTTTGATTTTATGGGGACCACCTGGAACTGGAAAAACTACCTTGGCGCAAATTATGGCACAAGAAAGTAAACGTCCGTTTTACCAACTGAGTGCGATACATTCTGGCGTGAAAGATATACGTGAAGTTATTGAAAAAGCGAAACAAAGCAGCGGTTTATTCACGGCAAAAAATCCGATTTTATTTATTGATGAAATTCATCGTTTTAGCAAATCACAACAAGATTCTTTATTGGCTGCAGTTGAAAAAGGTTGGATAACTTTGATTGGTGCAACAACTGAAAATCCTAGTTTTGAGGTCATTCCCGCTTTATTGTCAAGATGTCAGGTATATGTATTGAATGCGTTTACTAAAGAAGATTTGGAAGCGCTACTATACCGTGCCATGAAAACCGATGCTCAGCTTCAAAACAAAGACATTCAATTAATAGAAACCGAGGCATTGTTGAGACTTTCGGGTGGCGATGGACGAAAATTATTGAATATTTTCGAATTGGTAATTAATGCTACAGAAAGTGATACCATTGAAATTACGAATGAAAAAGTAATGCAATTGGTACAAAAGAACACAGTGTTGTATGACAAAACAGGTGAACAACATTATGATATTGTATCGGCTTTTATCAAATCAATACGTGGAAGCGACCCAAATGGTGCTGTTTATTGGTTAGCTCGAATGATTGAAGGTGGTGAAGATGTGAAGTTTATCGCCCGAAGAATGCTGATTTTAGCAAGTGAAGATATAGGAAATGCCAACCCAACAGCTTTTATCATGGCCAATAATGCTTTTCAAGCTGTGGCAACTATTGGCTACCCTGAAAGTCGAATAATTTTGAGTCAGTGTGCAATTTATTTAGCCACATCTGCAAAAAGTAACGCAAGTTATATGGCAATTGGCAAAGCACAACAAATGGTAAAACAAACTGGCGATTTACCTGTTCCCATACATTTACGAAATGCACCAACCAAATTAATGAAAGAATTAGGTTACGGGGATGAATATAAATATTCACATGATTTTCCGAATAATTTTGCAGAACAGGAATTTTTACCCACTGAAATTTCTGAAACTAAATTTTTTGAACCAGGTGAAAATGCTCGTGAAAAAGAATTACGTCAGTTTTTAAAAAATAGATGGAAAGATAAGTATGGGTATTGATTCAGCGTTCAGCGTTCAGCGTTCAAAATTAAAACTTAACTTCTACTTTTTCAGAATACACTTTTCCATCGAAATCATATTCGAAAAACCAACCGCTATTTTTCTTTAAAAGAACTCCTTTAAAACTTTCTTTTCCTGCAAGAAAAACAGTATCTAATGATGTACTATAAAGCACCATAACTACATTATCTGAATAATTTACTAAAGTATAACCAGATTCTGTAGGAATTGCACGAAGTTCGCTATTGTTAATTATAGAATTAGATTTAAGTATTGGCTTTTCTTCAACTATTTTGTCAGCTATATCTGAAGAATTAGCCATGGTACTTTTAAAATTCATTACTCCCTTTAAACTATTAAGCGCAGATCTAAAAGCAATAGGATAAGCCTTTTCAAGTTGTTTTTCTCTTGTTGAACCTTGATCACTTGTATAAACAACTTTATTGTAACAATCTTTAATCTCAATATTAATTTTTGTAGAAAACATTGTATTACTTTCAGTTGCATCAGCAAATAAGGCAAGACAACGATTTTTAGCTAACTCATCCGGAAAATTATCTGTATCATAAAACACTTGAAATCCTTCCTTTTCAAAAAATGATTTTGCAATAAAACTAGTATTATATTTGTTCTCTTCTTTAAAAAATTCAAATTTCTTAGGAACAATGACGTACTTGTACTTTTCTTGTGCAAATGAAAATGTATAACTTACTAAAAGTAATAATAATGCTATTTTCTTCATGATTTATAATATATTTTTTAATTCCAATAAATGTTTAATTTGAACAACTTGATTTTCAACTTCAAAATTTTGTTCATTGAAAAACACAGCTTCAATTCCTGCTTCCTGTGCTCCAATGATATCCGCTTCGTAACTATCACCTATCATTAAACTCTCTTCTTTCGACGCGTTTGCCAAAGATAATGCAAAATCAAATATGTTGCGATGTGGTTTTTTTACTCCTGCCATTTCTGAATTAGTTATAGTTTCAAAATAATGACCAATGTTGGAATTCTTGATTTTCTTGGTTTGTACAGAGGCAAATCCATTGGTAATAATATGCAATTGATATTTTGGTTTTAAATAATCCAATAATTCAATTGCACCGTCAAACAAATGATTGTATTCGGGTAAATATTTAATGTATTCTTCAGATAATTGGTTTATAACTTCATCCGACACCTCAAAATGCAATGCATCGAAAACGTCTTTCAAACGATAATAACGTAAATCCTCATGTGAGATTTTATTCACTTGGTACAATTTCCAGTAATGCTGATTGCGCGGAATATAAATATTTAAAAAATCAGGTAACGATATTTCAAATCCTTGTTCTTTAAAAATAGTATCAAAAGCAAAGGCCGAATTTTTATCGAAATCCCAAAGCGTGTGATCTAAATCAAAAAAAAGATGTTTTTTATATTTAAAATGTTGCAATTTTATTTTATTTTTTTGAAACTATCTCTGCATTTTCAATATTATAAATCCAATTATCCACATCGGTTTCATTAACTTTGAACGTTCCTTTGATGGTTAAATAAGTATCTGTTTTTAACTTAGGAAAAGCGCCTTTAAATTTCAATCCAGCAATTGTTTCTGGACCCGATTTTCCGCAGAAAAAACAAGCGGCAAATACATTTTTACTCAAAGCATAATTTTTACTATCAATAGGCACAATAAACCCAGTTAAATATACGGTTTTATTGTGATACGATTTTAATTTTAAATTTACTTGAGGGAATTCTACTTCGCCATAAGATGCATGTTTTTTACGAATATATTTAATGTCCCCTAACAATTTCCATGTTAAAGTGTCGTGTGCAACTGTTGTTTTAGTATAGGTTTGGTGTTCAGTTTTAGCATTTTTTTCAAAACTCATTAATGAAATAAAGACTAGTAACGCTAAAGCTATTTTGATAAAATTACGCATTTGCTAATGTTTTTGATATGTTTAAATTATATGCTTTTATTGCTGGAATCAAAGCCGCAATAAAGCCCACAAATATAGTTACTAAAAATAAAGTTCCTTCTTTTTGCCAAAGAAACTCATATGGATTAAAACTCATCTTAAAATCTTCTTCAGATGAATTGGACAATAAACTCAATGCAATCCTTCCCAAAATCGTACCAAATATAAATCCAACTACACAAAGTAGTAAACTTTCTATCATTACTACTTTTAACAATTGAATTCTGCCAGCCCCATTAACGCGCATTAATGCAAATTCAGATTTTCGTTCTTTTAGTGTGTTGAATAACGCAATAAAAATTGAAATTCCAGAAATTAACATAATTCCATAAGCCAAATATTGCAAGGCAGTTACTCCAATTCCAAATAAACCAAACAAACGATTGACTTCAAAAGCAGGAGAAACAGCTTGCATTTTTGTGTTTTGAGGAATGACACGTTGCCAAGTTAATTTTGCCATTTGATTACGGATTTTTAGCAAAACTGCCGTGATTTCCATATTGGGCTCATCTAAAGTTAAATCGGATTTTTCGTGTTCTTCTCCTTCTTCGTGTATATGACCTTCTTCGCCATGTGCAGGATTTTCATCGTGTTGATGATGCATTTGCCAAACACTTGGAATGGTGCACAAAATTAAATTATCAACTACTTTTCCTGTAGGATTTGCAATTCCAACTATTTTATAAGCATATTGGTCATGCACTTCGCCTTCGGCAGCATCACCATGAGAACCGAAGAATTCATCACCAACTTTTAAACTTAATTTTTGAGCAATTTCGCTTCCCACTACTACTTCAAAATTCTTTTCAAATAGTTTACCTTCTGCTAATTTTGCTTTATACTTTGTTAAATAATCGTGCGTTGTTCCTAAAATTTTATAACCTCTGTAGTTATCACCGAATGCTAACGGAATTGCTTTTTCGACAAACGGATGTTCCATCCATACTTTTGCCGAATCGTAATTTATATTTCCAGTTGGAGCATCTACTTGGTAAACCGAAGACAAAATCAATTGCAACGGACTTCCTTGCGCGCCTAAAACCAAATCTACATCTTCTATATTGCTAGCAAATTTTTCTTC
It encodes the following:
- a CDS encoding rhomboid family intramembrane serine protease — encoded protein: MEKHHDNPFQFTKAVIYLPLFFVLTLWSVFWYELHFHHSLSHFGVYPREVFGLKGILFSPFLHGDIEHLANNSIALLVLLPILRYFYKEQSFVVLFLGILFSGLGTWLLGRPSYHIGASGLIYALVSFIFFKGIFTKYYRLVALSFTIVILYGGSVWYMFPNVKEGVSWEGHLAGFLVGLALALVLKTPQFGKTIFYEWQKPDFNPELDPFMKNFDEKGNFNPPPKPEEVIREYFNSSMKVIYEFLGGKK
- a CDS encoding replication-associated recombination protein A, which codes for MNQPLAERIRPQQLSDYISQLHLVGPEGSLTQQIAKGLIPSLILWGPPGTGKTTLAQIMAQESKRPFYQLSAIHSGVKDIREVIEKAKQSSGLFTAKNPILFIDEIHRFSKSQQDSLLAAVEKGWITLIGATTENPSFEVIPALLSRCQVYVLNAFTKEDLEALLYRAMKTDAQLQNKDIQLIETEALLRLSGGDGRKLLNIFELVINATESDTIEITNEKVMQLVQKNTVLYDKTGEQHYDIVSAFIKSIRGSDPNGAVYWLARMIEGGEDVKFIARRMLILASEDIGNANPTAFIMANNAFQAVATIGYPESRIILSQCAIYLATSAKSNASYMAIGKAQQMVKQTGDLPVPIHLRNAPTKLMKELGYGDEYKYSHDFPNNFAEQEFLPTEISETKFFEPGENAREKELRQFLKNRWKDKYGY
- a CDS encoding ABC transporter permease, which produces MITKLAWKNIWFKPLNTILSVILLTSSVAIITTLILVEKQFEEKFASNIEDVDLVLGAQGSPLQLILSSVYQVDAPTGNINYDSAKVWMEHPFVEKAIPLAFGDNYRGYKILGTTHDYLTKYKAKLAEGKLFEKNFEVVVGSEIAQKLSLKVGDEFFGSHGDAAEGEVHDQYAYKIVGIANPTGKVVDNLILCTIPSVWQMHHQHDENPAHGEEGHIHEEGEEHEKSDLTLDEPNMEITAVLLKIRNQMAKLTWQRVIPQNTKMQAVSPAFEVNRLFGLFGIGVTALQYLAYGIMLISGISIFIALFNTLKERKSEFALMRVNGAGRIQLLKVVMIESLLLCVVGFIFGTILGRIALSLLSNSSEEDFKMSFNPYEFLWQKEGTLFLVTIFVGFIAALIPAIKAYNLNISKTLANA
- the rlmB gene encoding 23S rRNA (guanosine(2251)-2'-O)-methyltransferase RlmB, with the translated sequence MEKDNQIFGIRAIIEAINAKKEIDKVFVQKDAQGDLMQDLMKTMKRNNINFSYVPVEKLNRLTPNNHQGAVATIAPISFVSLETLVEGVIESGKKPLFLILDQLSDARNFGAIIRTAECTGVDGIIIQKQGSAPVNGDTVKTSAGAVFNVPICKVDHIKDAIFYLQGSGIKTVAATEKTEQHIYDINFNEGVAIIMGSEDRGVNPSVLKIVDEKAKLPMFGTIESLNVSVACGAFLYEALRQRM
- a CDS encoding YjjG family noncanonical pyrimidine nucleotidase; translated protein: MQHFKYKKHLFFDLDHTLWDFDKNSAFAFDTIFKEQGFEISLPDFLNIYIPRNQHYWKLYQVNKISHEDLRYYRLKDVFDALHFEVSDEVINQLSEEYIKYLPEYNHLFDGAIELLDYLKPKYQLHIITNGFASVQTKKIKNSNIGHYFETITNSEMAGVKKPHRNIFDFALSLANASKEESLMIGDSYEADIIGAQEAGIEAVFFNEQNFEVENQVVQIKHLLELKNIL